Within Aspergillus oryzae RIB40 DNA, chromosome 2, the genomic segment TACAATCGCGACTATTCTCTCCGTTACGCCCGATAGTAATGCGTTGGTGTTGCGGTTGCAGCCGCGTGATCGGGGCGTGTTGAGGTATATTGTCGAGAAGGGTTATGTTACGCTTGATGGGGCTAGTTTGACGGTTACGAAGGTTgtggatggagaggaggggtATTTTGAGATTATGCTTATTGCGTATACGCAGGAGAAGATTGTGACGGCTTCGAAGAAGGTCGGGGAGGATGTGAATGTGGagattgatattgttgggaAGTATGTTGAGAAGAGTGTGCAGAGTTATTTTGCCGGGGTTGGTGGGGGTGATTTTGCgattttggagaagatggtttcCAGGATTGTGgatgagaagttgaagaaatgagGTATGGTTGGTGTGTAGTGCCTATGAGGTTATGATTGTGATGTGTAGACTGctttactactactagtatgttGTCGGTTGAAATACCAATTACTTTTTATTGCTTTTCAACAAAGG encodes:
- a CDS encoding riboflavin synthase (riboflavin synthase alpha chain); translation: MFTGLVETIGTVSSLEPLDTSASGGGGTSLTITNCEEILTDAHLGDSIAVNGTCLTVTAFDKTWFKVGVAPETLRRTNLGSLSTNSRVNLERAVLSETRMGGHFVQGHVDTIATILSVTPDSNALVLRLQPRDRGVLRYIVEKGYVTLDGASLTVTKVVDGEEGYFEIMLIAYTQEKIVTASKKVGEDVNVEIDIVGKYVEKSVQSYFAGVGGGDFAILEKMVSRIVDEKLKK